From the genome of Chionomys nivalis chromosome 19, mChiNiv1.1, whole genome shotgun sequence, one region includes:
- the Med20 gene encoding mediator of RNA polymerase II transcription subunit 20, with protein MGVTCVSQMPVAEGKSVQQTVELLTRKLEMLGAEKQGTFCVDCETYHTAASTLGSQGQAGKLMYVMHNSEYPLSCFALFENGPCLSADTNFDVLMVKLKGFFQSAKASKIETRGTRYQYCDFLVKVGTVTMGPSARGISVEVEYGPCVVASDCWSLLLEFLQSFLGSHTPGAPTVFGNRHDAVYGPADTMVQYMELFNKIRKQQQVPVAGIR; from the exons ATGGGAGTGACTTG TGTGTCCCAGATGCCTGTGGCTGAGGGCAAGAGTGTCCAGCAGACAGTGGAGCTCCTCACCAGGAAATTGGAGATGCTCGGGGCAGAGAAACAAGGGACATTTTGTGTGGACTGTGAGACTTACCACACAGCTGCCTCTACCCTGGGCAGCCAAG GCCAGGCCGGGAAGCTGATGTACGTGATGCATAACTCTGAGTACCCCCTGAGCTGCTTTGCCCTCTTTGAGAATGGCCCTTGCCTTAGTGCTGACACCAACTTCGATGTGCTCATGGTGAAGCTCAAGGGCTTTTTCCAGAGTGCTAAGGCCAGCAAGATTGAGACCCGGGGTACTCGCTACCAGTATTGTGACTTCCTGGTGAAGGTGGGCACGGTCACAATGGGGCCCAGTGCCCGTGGCATCTCTGTGGAG GTGGAGTATGGCCCTTGTGTGGTGGCTAGTGACTGCTGGAgcctcctgcttgagttcctacagAGTTTTCTAGGTAGCCACACACCAGGGGCCCCCACAGTATTTGGGAACAGACACGATGCTGTGTATGGACCAGCAGATACCATGGTACAGTACATGGAACTCTTCAACAAGATCCGAAAACAGCAGCAAGTGCCAGTGGCTGGGATCCGCTAG